ACAAGCATAATGTGCAGTAGGGTGTGTGGATAATCAatgggagccctatctcacgcctttcgtaaagtcttcacgaaaaaaatagagtaattttcgtggtgcattcacgttattgcccgcctttcgtaaagtcttcacgaaaataatagattaattttcacgctgcctattcacttgaattgccccactgctgctatggttatccaaacgtctgcaggggcggggagggggtgctgacagattactgctgatacactcgggactcactaattcgacgccctttcggtacttacgccttatgtcccctaaacctaaacctaaacctaaccctaaccttaaccctacttaaccctaaacctaacctaaccctaaccttaacccttaccttaaccctaaccttgaccctaaacctaaccctaaattgcttgtttgaaatgtctgattaccatgtgacggtaggctaccgaaagggcatcaaactagtgggtcgctaggcaacagtcgggcaattcaagtgaataggcagcgtgaaaattaatctattattttcgtgaagactttacgaaaggcgggcaataacgtgaatgcaccacgaaaattactctatttttttcgtgaagactttacgaaaggcgtgagatacggttgtcaATGGATATATCTAAACCTTGCAAGGTGCAGTCAAGTGCCTGCAGTAATGAAGGATGGGCAATttagcctggctcaaactacacgactatcggttCTCGGCAGAAAACCcccgtcaaaatcggacacacttctggagtcatgtagtttgagcctggctttagaggCCATGCGACAccaggaaaacaaaaaaagaggacTTTAATGTCAAAATTATATCTCACAGATATAGTCCCTGGTGAACCCACAGACATTATCATTCCAGCTTGTTAACGGTTTCTGTGAATCTATTATCTCTACACAGTCTTCTCCACCACTCTGGTCATTTGGTTCACCCTGCATCCAGAATCTGAAATTACATCACCAAATAAGGCACTTATCTCCCATATTGTTTTAGAAAAACTGTTCAAACTGTTACTCAAAATACTGTGTATAGTAGGCTACTATATATGGTAAGGTGTCAGAAGAGCAATTCATTTTGCTGGACATACTATACAATTTAACATTTTCTACTTTTAATTGATCATTTCAAATGATTTTACCTGGGTTTGCCAAGATTGTTGCCATCTACCCATTTCCAGACACCCTCAGTCTCCAAATCACTGAGACCAATCCAGGCTCTCTTCCCTTGTGCGTGGATAAATTCTTGTTCCTCCTGACTGTCAATGATCACCAGATGACCCCCTAGATCCACGCAGTGCTGTTGGCTGTCTGCCCAATTTCTCTTGTCGCTGGATATGTAGTATCGGCTGGAACCAAAACACTTCAACTCCCCTGTAATAATTCAAACACAATTATGTTAGGTACCCCGCCACTACAGAAAGAGAACATGTTAATTGCACTCCATTGCTGTCAGCCCAATTTATCTAACTGCTGGAAATGTATAGACGGGAACAAAAGCTCTTCCAGACAGGGATAATGAGAAAGAAATTTAATTCAGAAAAGGgtaattttctctttttctcagctatttaagcaaactcagacctgtgactttTCTGCACATATATGAACACACCAAAGTGTATCCATTCCAGAACACTCGAAAGTGAACTTCATGTATACTGaaacctttattgacgtggtctcagtacggttcgcttatgagtcctgacaaattacacttgtgattaggtgtgATTGCTgaaggagagctctagaggaccggggGTAATAAAAAAGAGGtatgacacaccataaaagcctaatggGACCACAAAGAGTAGCGGCTTCTTTTTATTATACACTCACAATATGGACAAAAATAGAAtggagtccttttgctg
This is a stretch of genomic DNA from Engraulis encrasicolus isolate BLACKSEA-1 chromosome 19, IST_EnEncr_1.0, whole genome shotgun sequence. It encodes these proteins:
- the LOC134469907 gene encoding C-type lectin domain family 4 member E-like, translating into MRISETKRELKCFGSSRYYISSDKRNWADSQQHCVDLGGHLVIIDSQEEQEFIHAQGKRAWIGLSDLETEGVWKWVDGNNLGKPRFWMQGEPNDQSGGEDCVEIIDSQKPLTSWNDNVCGFTRDYICEI